In a single window of the Gossypium hirsutum isolate 1008001.06 chromosome A13, Gossypium_hirsutum_v2.1, whole genome shotgun sequence genome:
- the LOC107893674 gene encoding methyltransferase-like protein 7B isoform X2: MVKLVHLHYSPSFHLQPLNSLKTNQKSRSAAAIPSKQLSLAPSFCSCCGRRHFIEAATAVFLPISPSKSNASTSQSDHYLDLLNRIHPPRPDWYEEFYASVMDTSMKPYEAKIAGYKSQLLEKLKGKAKRVLEIGIGTGPNLEYYAGDNEVQVFGLDPNKKMEKYARAAATAVGLPSKNFHFIEAVAEAVPLDDSSVDAVVGTLVLCSVQDVNMALKEVKRVLKPGGLFLFIEHVAAEVL; the protein is encoded by the exons ATGGTGAAACTGGTTCACCTCCATTATTCTCCTAGTTTCCATCTTCAACCTCTCAACTCCTTAAAAACTAACCAAAAGAGCCGCTCAGCTGCAGCTATTCCCAGCAAACAGCTATCCCTTGCCCCCAGTTTCTGTTCCTGTTGTGGAAGAAGACATTTCATTGAAGCTGCCACTGCAGTTTTTCTTCCAATTTCCCCTTCCAAATCCAATGCCTCCACTTCACAATCTGATCATTACTTG GATTTGCTCAACAGGATTCACCCTCCAAGGCCCGATTGGTATGAAGAGTTTTATGCCTCGGTTATGGACACAAGCATGAAACCTTATGAGGCCAAA ATTGCAGGTTACAAGTCACAACTTTTAGAGAAACTAAAGGGAAAGGCCAAAAGGGTACTGGAGATTGGGATTGGGACGGGTCCCAACCTTGAGTACTATGCTGGTGATAATGAGGTCCAAGTTTTTGGCTTGGATCCCAACAAGAAGATGGAGAAGTATGCTCGAGCAGCGGCCACCGCAGTCGGTTTACCGTCGAAGAATTTTCATTTCATAGAAGCT GTTGCAGAGGCTGTTCCACTAGATGATTCATCTGTTGATGCAGTTGTTGGTACACTTGTATTATGTTCTGTCCAAGATGTTAACATGGCACTTAAAG AGGTGAAAAGGGTGTTGAAACCAGGAGGACTTTTCCTGTTTATCGAACATGT